From a single Candidatus Zixiibacteriota bacterium genomic region:
- a CDS encoding cation transporter — protein MRKVFGIGVACMAVLALAAMPAFAGGAECASKASADKAACTAAHGTDGKMISSDGKACPSMGATKTSADAKACCAAHGGKMASMTPEECAKMCGYTGGKCEMVSMSVKGMTCGGCESSVTAALEKVPGVVKVVSISYKDGTAMVCVDPAKCQKDGLTSAVSNKGYEAAIIPAVATTGAEGHGKVCSPEEKAACAAKGAKAEKTTLEDSK, from the coding sequence GTGAGAAAAGTTTTCGGAATTGGTGTGGCGTGTATGGCCGTTTTGGCTTTGGCAGCGATGCCAGCGTTTGCGGGCGGCGCAGAGTGCGCCAGCAAGGCCTCGGCTGATAAGGCGGCTTGCACTGCAGCTCACGGTACTGACGGCAAGATGATTTCGTCGGACGGCAAAGCCTGTCCGTCGATGGGCGCAACGAAGACAAGCGCCGATGCCAAGGCCTGCTGTGCCGCTCACGGCGGCAAGATGGCTTCCATGACCCCCGAAGAGTGCGCCAAGATGTGCGGCTACACCGGCGGTAAGTGCGAGATGGTCAGCATGTCCGTCAAAGGGATGACCTGCGGCGGCTGCGAGAGTTCGGTTACCGCGGCTCTGGAGAAAGTCCCGGGTGTGGTGAAGGTCGTCAGCATCAGCTACAAAGATGGCACCGCGATGGTGTGCGTTGACCCGGCCAAGTGCCAGAAAGACGGCTTGACCTCGGCTGTTTCCAACAAGGGCTATGAGGCTGCGATTATTCCAGCGGTTGCAACCACTGGCGCTGAAGGACATGGCAAAGTCTGCAGTCCGGAAGAGAAGGCTGCCTGCGCGGCTAAGGGCGCTAAGGCTGAGAAGACTACTCTCGAAGACTCCAAGTAA
- a CDS encoding SemiSWEET transporter has translation MDGTTFLGLVAGTLTTVAFFPQFLKAWRSKSTKDISLIMYVVISTGILLWLVYGVLIHSLPVIVANAVTIVIALAILVLKIRYK, from the coding sequence ATGGACGGGACGACGTTCCTTGGTCTGGTGGCCGGTACGCTCACAACCGTTGCATTTTTCCCGCAGTTTCTCAAAGCCTGGCGCAGCAAGTCGACCAAAGACATTTCGCTTATCATGTACGTTGTGATCAGCACGGGCATATTGCTTTGGCTGGTGTACGGCGTTTTGATTCATTCTCTGCCTGTCATTGTCGCTAATGCGGTGACGATCGTTATCGCGCTGGCGATTCTGGTTCTGAAGATTCGATATAAGTAG